The proteins below are encoded in one region of Podarcis raffonei isolate rPodRaf1 chromosome 8, rPodRaf1.pri, whole genome shotgun sequence:
- the FAAP24 gene encoding Fanconi anemia core complex-associated protein 24, translated as MTVFTKRRRSVMAHEGTPVRLGAVSVPYGHVIGHEKWKGSLVAQGIQGKVKLILEDGLGVVDFHLSNRSCVLYISEADLVAGNGFKRRLVRFRNACNLQGIVIVEKTQISGQYFPAVQKFVVLELGMTLLPVASQEEAAHLIIQLVQEQTKDQASNPFLAKKCPQLLEASVFQTVQQIPGVGKTKALLLLERFQNLHQLCNASVQELEQVVGHALAQQIHAFFAQAK; from the exons atGACAGTGTTTACAAAACGAAGGAGGTCAGTGATGGCACATGAAGGCACTCCTGTCCGACTAGGAGCCGTTAGTGTCCCTTATGGGCATGTGATTGGCCATGAAAAATGGAAAGGCTCTCTGGTTGCTCAGGGGATACAAG GGAAAGTTAAACTAATTCTAGAAGATGGCCTGGGAGTCGTAGACTTCCATCTTTCAAACAGATCCTGTGTCCTTTATATTTCTGAAGCAGACCTGGTTGCAGGAAATGGCTTCAAAAGGAGACTTGTTCGCTTTAGAAAC GCTTGCAATCTCCAAGGAATTGTTATAGTTGAAAAAACCCAGATAAGCGGTCAATATTTTCCAGCAGTGCAAAAATTTGTTGTCCTGGAACTTGGGATGACGTTACTTCCAGTGGCAAGCCAAGAAGAAGCAGCACATCTTATTATCCAGCTG GTGCAGGAGCAAACTAAAGATCAAGCCAGCAACCCCTTTTTGGCTAAGAAATGTCCCCAGCTCTTAGAGGCTTCTGTATTCCAAACAGTTCAGCAGATTCCGGGAGTTGGGAAAACAAAAGCTTTGCTTCTCCTGGAACGGTTTCAAAACCTCCACCAGCTTTGCAACGCATCCGTCCAGGAGCTTGAGCAAGTAGTTGGACACGCTCTAGCCCAACAAATCCATGCGTTTTTTGCACAGGCAAAATAA